A single window of Anaerocolumna chitinilytica DNA harbors:
- a CDS encoding ABC transporter ATP-binding protein, which produces MNQTPAFSAGNIVAGYDKKIIINDINVVIPKNKISVIIGANACGKSTLLKTLARLIKPVSGKVTLDEKEISSIPPKELARILGLLPQSPVVPEGITVSDLVSRGRYPYQNFLKGLGKKDYEAVEEALEIMGITELSNRSVDELSGGQRQRVWIAMALAQQTDILLLDEPTTFLDITYQIEILDLLTDLNRKRGTTIVMVLHDINLSARYADYIFAVKKGELIAQGAPSDIISEELMNQIFGLDCAVIKDPVSGSPFIVPKGRYHVEMQ; this is translated from the coding sequence ATGAATCAAACACCTGCATTTTCAGCCGGTAATATTGTTGCCGGTTATGATAAAAAGATAATAATCAATGACATTAATGTAGTGATACCAAAGAATAAAATCAGTGTAATCATCGGGGCCAATGCCTGCGGTAAATCGACCTTGTTAAAAACCCTTGCCAGATTAATAAAGCCGGTATCGGGAAAAGTTACCCTTGACGAAAAAGAAATAAGCAGCATCCCACCGAAGGAACTGGCTAGAATATTAGGGCTGCTGCCTCAGTCACCGGTAGTACCGGAGGGGATTACAGTATCAGACCTGGTATCCAGAGGCAGGTACCCTTATCAGAACTTCTTAAAGGGGCTTGGGAAAAAGGATTATGAGGCGGTGGAAGAAGCTCTTGAAATCATGGGAATTACCGAGCTTTCCAATCGAAGTGTGGATGAATTGTCCGGAGGGCAGCGTCAAAGGGTATGGATTGCCATGGCACTTGCCCAGCAGACGGATATCCTGCTGCTGGATGAGCCGACTACCTTTTTGGATATTACTTATCAAATTGAGATTCTGGATTTATTAACGGATCTAAATCGTAAGAGAGGAACTACTATTGTCATGGTGCTCCATGACATTAATCTTTCCGCTCGTTATGCGGATTATATTTTTGCTGTAAAAAAAGGGGAGCTTATCGCCCAGGGAGCACCTTCTGATATTATATCAGAAGAGCTGATGAATCAGATATTCGGACTGGATTGTGCAGTTATTAAGGACCCGGTATCCGGTTCTCCCTTTATTGTACCCAAGGGAAGATATCATGTGGAGATGCAATAA
- a CDS encoding iron-siderophore ABC transporter substrate-binding protein, whose product MKLKTLSSILVIAMSLTLTACAGKSENNAGAVKEAVTAAPTEETEQAEPGETGAKDTAETETQYPITIKHAFGETVIESKPKNIVTISWSNQDVPLALGVVPVGISEANYGVTDGSGLLPWTKEAFKNLGVENPVLFKDTDGLDYEAISDAQPDVILAAYSGLTEDEYNTLSKIAPVVAYPTLAWQTYWRDDIIMNAEGMGMKAEGEKLVSNLEKLIADKTAALPQIAGKTAAFCYFTPTDLSKFYVYLPTDPRAAYLYDLGMKVPDSVTKLAETSTSFALEMSAENADLLKDIDIIVAYGDDTLLKAMQADKLVGTIPAVQRGSVVLIQDGTPLAASGTPSALSIPATIDDYLKLIGEAADKVQ is encoded by the coding sequence ATGAAATTGAAAACTTTAAGTTCTATTTTGGTAATAGCAATGAGTTTGACTCTGACAGCATGCGCCGGCAAATCAGAAAATAACGCTGGAGCAGTCAAGGAGGCAGTAACTGCTGCTCCTACCGAAGAGACTGAACAGGCTGAACCTGGTGAAACTGGAGCTAAAGATACTGCTGAAACAGAAACACAGTATCCAATTACGATAAAGCATGCTTTTGGTGAGACTGTAATTGAAAGTAAGCCTAAGAACATAGTTACTATATCATGGTCTAATCAGGATGTTCCTTTGGCATTAGGTGTAGTACCTGTAGGTATCTCGGAAGCTAATTATGGTGTAACAGATGGCAGTGGTTTATTACCTTGGACAAAAGAAGCTTTCAAAAATCTTGGTGTTGAGAATCCTGTTTTATTTAAAGATACAGACGGTTTGGATTATGAAGCAATAAGTGATGCACAGCCTGATGTTATTCTTGCTGCTTATTCCGGTCTTACGGAAGATGAATACAACACCTTGAGTAAAATCGCACCCGTTGTGGCATATCCTACGCTTGCATGGCAGACTTACTGGCGTGATGATATTATTATGAATGCGGAAGGAATGGGAATGAAGGCAGAAGGCGAAAAACTGGTTTCCAATTTGGAGAAGCTTATAGCAGACAAGACCGCTGCCCTCCCTCAGATAGCCGGAAAAACCGCAGCTTTCTGTTATTTTACTCCTACGGATCTTAGTAAATTCTATGTTTATCTTCCAACTGATCCTCGTGCAGCTTACTTGTATGATTTAGGTATGAAGGTGCCGGATAGTGTAACAAAATTAGCAGAGACTTCTACCAGCTTTGCTCTTGAAATGAGCGCTGAAAACGCAGATCTTTTAAAAGATATTGATATTATTGTTGCATATGGTGATGATACATTATTAAAAGCTATGCAGGCAGATAAGCTTGTCGGAACTATTCCTGCAGTTCAAAGAGGCTCTGTAGTATTGATTCAGGATGGTACACCGCTTGCTGCTTCTGGTACTCCAAGCGCTCTGTCCATCCCTGCAACCATTGATGATTACTTAAAGCTCATAGGAGAGGCAGCTGATAAAGTACAATGA
- a CDS encoding DUF2975 domain-containing protein yields MSSKTLCAWVRFAVIAAAICGGFLCLVFPSWMKNILSELYGTQGSYLWIGYVLLSAVPCFAVLCLIWRVAGAIRFEKVFTEETAKTIHTAAIWLFSDAIYVFLGNIVLFLMNINHPGIVLCIMAGVLLLIVFGVLAAVLSRYISKAADLQEISEGMI; encoded by the coding sequence ATGTCATCTAAAACTTTATGTGCATGGGTGCGCTTCGCCGTAATTGCGGCGGCAATATGCGGAGGTTTCTTATGTCTCGTTTTTCCGTCTTGGATGAAAAATATTCTTAGTGAACTTTATGGTACCCAAGGGTCTTATTTATGGATTGGGTATGTTTTACTTAGCGCTGTGCCTTGCTTTGCAGTACTATGCCTTATTTGGCGTGTTGCAGGAGCTATCCGCTTTGAAAAGGTATTCACCGAGGAAACAGCTAAGACGATTCATACGGCGGCGATCTGGTTATTTTCAGATGCCATTTATGTATTTCTTGGTAATATCGTACTTTTCTTAATGAATATCAATCATCCGGGAATCGTGCTTTGTATTATGGCCGGTGTGCTACTATTGATAGTCTTCGGTGTTCTTGCAGCGGTATTATCCCGCTATATCTCAAAAGCCGCTGACTTACAGGAAATCAGTGAGGGAATGATATGA
- a CDS encoding DUF3887 domain-containing protein, which yields MKKLIVLLLMAAMTTTLLGGCSSTKLSDSFDKDTVEKSAKQVIEYLNNADYQSVTNMFREDLQKDLSADTLKDAVEKTYGSAGKFSEYKSTTILGQKIKSTKEDSAVAIIIAKYEKKKVTFTISFDTDMKLIGLYMK from the coding sequence ATGAAAAAGTTAATTGTGTTACTCTTAATGGCAGCTATGACTACTACTCTTTTAGGTGGATGTTCCTCTACCAAATTATCCGATTCTTTTGATAAGGATACTGTTGAAAAATCAGCAAAGCAAGTAATAGAATATCTCAATAATGCTGATTACCAAAGTGTAACAAATATGTTTCGGGAGGACCTGCAAAAAGATTTATCTGCTGATACCCTAAAAGATGCTGTGGAAAAAACATATGGCAGTGCCGGTAAATTCAGCGAATATAAGAGCACAACCATCTTAGGGCAAAAGATCAAATCCACCAAAGAAGACAGTGCCGTAGCCATTATAATTGCGAAATATGAAAAAAAGAAAGTAACCTTTACCATATCTTTTGATACGGATATGAAACTAATCGGATTGTATATGAAATAA
- a CDS encoding FecCD family ABC transporter permease: MTNTNLNIVREGFYKRKLRYISVMVVLAVLTFILCGIMLYLGNTKYSLDVILRVLFGEQIKGATFAIGTIRLPRMLAGLLAGMAFGMAGNTFQTMLRNPLASPDIIGITSGSSVAAVMCILILRISGKFVSISAVIAGLCVAFLIYALSRGGNFSGGRLILIGIGVQAMLNALISYMLLRANQYDVPAALRWLSGNLNGMEMKNIPGLFVVVLIFGCLLVFCGRQLKVLELGEQSAVTLGLKTDRTRLILVLSSVFLIAFATAVTGPISFVAFLAGPIAARMAGAGNSNTIPAGFTGAILVLLADIIGQYAFDIRFPVGIITGILGAPYLIYLLIRMNKTGGAA; encoded by the coding sequence ATGACAAATACAAATTTAAATATTGTTAGAGAAGGTTTTTATAAAAGAAAGCTGCGCTATATCTCAGTCATGGTGGTATTAGCAGTATTAACATTTATCCTTTGCGGTATCATGCTATATCTGGGAAATACGAAGTACTCTTTGGATGTAATACTTCGGGTTCTCTTTGGGGAACAGATAAAGGGAGCCACTTTTGCCATCGGGACCATAAGACTTCCAAGGATGCTAGCGGGACTGCTGGCCGGTATGGCCTTTGGAATGGCCGGAAACACCTTCCAGACCATGCTTCGTAATCCCCTGGCAAGCCCGGATATTATAGGTATTACCTCCGGCTCCAGTGTGGCAGCAGTTATGTGTATCCTAATTTTAAGAATTAGCGGAAAATTTGTTTCTATATCAGCAGTAATTGCAGGGCTTTGTGTAGCGTTTTTGATTTATGCCCTTTCCAGGGGAGGCAATTTTTCCGGAGGCAGGCTGATTCTTATCGGAATTGGTGTGCAGGCTATGCTAAATGCACTGATATCCTATATGCTTTTAAGAGCAAACCAATATGATGTACCGGCAGCTCTCAGATGGCTAAGCGGAAATTTAAACGGTATGGAAATGAAAAATATTCCCGGGCTGTTTGTGGTTGTTCTCATCTTTGGATGCCTTTTAGTTTTCTGCGGCAGACAGTTAAAAGTACTGGAACTGGGAGAACAATCGGCGGTTACACTGGGTCTGAAAACAGACAGAACGAGGCTTATACTGGTCTTAAGTTCTGTTTTCCTGATCGCTTTTGCGACTGCGGTAACCGGACCTATATCCTTTGTGGCTTTTCTGGCAGGTCCTATAGCTGCCAGGATGGCAGGAGCGGGCAATTCCAATACGATACCGGCAGGTTTCACGGGAGCAATCCTGGTGCTCTTGGCAGATATTATAGGGCAATATGCTTTTGATATCCGATTTCCGGTGGGAATCATTACAGGAATACTCGGAGCCCCTTACCTTATCTATCTATTGATACGTATGAATAAAACCGGAGGAGCAGCATGA
- a CDS encoding tocopherol cyclase family protein, whose protein sequence is MKNLLKQRPYFEGWYFKHQQDNKVLAFIPGINREKGKSITPFLQIIAGEKSYQLTFPLEECFIDRKSSYIRLGNNVFTKEGIMIDIHTEELTLKGIILYHKLHPIAYNIMGVFRYFPGMECKHNVISMSHSLSGNLTYNGNLLPFHKGIGYIEKDWGHSFPSSYLWLHCNDFTEDICSVMVSIARIPLWGSHFTGCICAIHYRNREYRLATYLGVKILKATPTLIILRQGDYFFRIRIKDTSSPSAYNLAAPTKGKMNRVIKESHLCQGSFFLSYKKQIVFHLKSQGVSLESVTDKADQ, encoded by the coding sequence ATGAAGAATCTCCTGAAGCAGAGACCATACTTTGAGGGCTGGTATTTTAAACATCAGCAGGATAACAAAGTACTTGCCTTTATCCCCGGCATAAACCGCGAGAAAGGAAAAAGTATCACTCCCTTTCTTCAGATTATCGCAGGAGAAAAATCCTATCAGCTGACTTTTCCTTTAGAAGAATGCTTTATTGACCGAAAATCCAGTTATATAAGGTTGGGTAATAACGTCTTTACCAAAGAAGGTATTATGATTGACATTCATACAGAGGAACTTACACTAAAAGGTATTATTCTGTATCATAAGCTTCATCCGATAGCCTATAATATTATGGGAGTCTTTCGCTATTTTCCCGGTATGGAGTGTAAGCATAATGTAATCAGCATGTCCCACTCTCTTTCCGGAAATCTCACTTATAACGGTAACCTGCTGCCCTTTCATAAAGGTATTGGCTATATTGAGAAAGATTGGGGACACTCTTTTCCAAGTTCTTATCTTTGGCTCCACTGCAATGATTTCACGGAGGATATCTGCTCTGTAATGGTCTCCATAGCCCGTATTCCTCTTTGGGGCAGTCATTTTACCGGCTGTATCTGTGCCATTCATTACAGAAACAGAGAGTACCGATTGGCTACTTATCTGGGAGTAAAGATACTAAAAGCAACACCAACTCTTATCATACTACGGCAGGGAGATTATTTCTTCCGGATACGGATAAAAGATACTTCTTCCCCTTCCGCTTATAACCTGGCAGCTCCTACGAAGGGGAAAATGAACCGTGTTATAAAAGAGTCTCATCTTTGTCAGGGAAGTTTTTTCCTCTCTTACAAAAAACAGATTGTTTTTCATCTGAAAAGTCAGGGTGTAAGCTTGGAATCCGTAACAGATAAAGCAGACCAATGA
- a CDS encoding FAD-dependent oxidoreductase: MPSNRYLSIWENGAFFEERPQWKGEGTAEAVIIGAGITGILTAHMLKKKGIDCILLESGRTASGQTRHTTAKITSLHGLMYDQLIKDFGKEKASLYASANEEAISQYASLIKDNGISCHFEKLPAYVYSTDDLLSIEREVEAAKECGILASFTDKTSLPFPVKGAVRFPEQAQFHPLEFLSVLAKSLTIYENSRVIGIEKDTVITKEGKVKAKHIILTSHYPFLITPGYYFARMHQERSYCLALKTPYSLDGTYKEDKKDGYSFRRFEDMLILGGGGHRTGENKTGGQYDSLRTYAKQYFPEAEEKYSWSAQDCQTLDGVPYIGQFSDQTPNWYIATGFHKWGMTTSMVAANLLSDMITGKENPYEQVFTPQRFKLTASITSLLDETKHSAVGLVLKKLKPVPQDLSAINPGSGRVIELEGEKVGIYKTKENQIFAVDPKCTHLGCQLEWNEEEETWDCPCHGSRFNYDGTLLDEPAGEPITRREFHEESPEAETIL, encoded by the coding sequence ATGCCAAGTAATCGTTATTTATCTATCTGGGAAAATGGCGCATTCTTCGAAGAGAGACCACAATGGAAAGGGGAAGGCACCGCAGAGGCAGTAATTATCGGAGCCGGAATAACTGGTATTCTCACCGCCCATATGCTAAAGAAAAAAGGAATTGACTGTATCTTACTGGAATCAGGGCGTACCGCTTCCGGACAGACCAGACATACAACCGCTAAAATAACTTCCCTTCACGGGTTAATGTATGATCAATTAATAAAGGATTTCGGAAAAGAAAAAGCCAGCCTTTACGCATCGGCAAACGAAGAGGCGATTTCTCAATATGCCTCTCTTATTAAAGACAATGGAATCTCCTGCCACTTTGAGAAGCTTCCGGCTTATGTGTATAGTACGGATGACCTTCTTTCGATTGAACGAGAAGTTGAAGCAGCGAAGGAATGTGGAATTCTTGCGAGCTTTACTGATAAAACATCCCTTCCCTTTCCTGTAAAAGGTGCTGTACGCTTTCCGGAGCAGGCGCAATTTCATCCCCTTGAATTCTTGTCTGTATTGGCAAAATCTCTGACAATTTACGAGAATTCCAGGGTAATCGGGATAGAAAAAGATACTGTTATAACAAAAGAAGGAAAGGTAAAAGCAAAGCATATTATATTGACCTCCCACTACCCCTTCCTGATTACCCCAGGTTATTACTTTGCCAGGATGCACCAGGAGCGTTCCTACTGTCTTGCACTTAAAACTCCTTATTCCCTTGATGGTACTTATAAGGAAGATAAAAAAGACGGTTATTCATTTAGACGCTTTGAGGACATGCTGATCCTGGGTGGGGGCGGACACAGAACTGGTGAAAATAAGACAGGCGGACAATATGATTCTCTCAGAACATATGCCAAGCAGTATTTCCCTGAAGCGGAAGAGAAGTATAGTTGGTCTGCTCAGGACTGCCAAACATTAGACGGTGTTCCTTATATCGGGCAGTTTTCAGACCAGACTCCCAACTGGTACATTGCCACAGGTTTTCATAAATGGGGTATGACCACCTCAATGGTAGCCGCTAATTTGCTTAGCGATATGATTACCGGTAAAGAAAATCCCTACGAGCAAGTGTTCACGCCTCAGCGTTTTAAGTTAACAGCTTCTATTACAAGTCTTCTGGATGAAACGAAACACAGCGCAGTTGGACTAGTTCTAAAGAAATTAAAACCGGTACCTCAGGATTTGTCTGCTATTAATCCGGGAAGCGGCAGAGTTATTGAATTAGAAGGTGAAAAGGTAGGAATCTATAAAACGAAAGAAAATCAGATATTTGCAGTTGATCCTAAGTGTACCCATCTTGGCTGTCAGCTGGAATGGAATGAGGAGGAAGAAACCTGGGATTGCCCCTGCCATGGCTCACGATTTAATTATGATGGAACACTCCTAGACGAACCGGCCGGAGAACCCATAACGAGGAGGGAATTTCATGAAGAATCTCCTGAAGCAGAGACCATACTTTGA
- a CDS encoding B12-binding domain-containing radical SAM protein, translated as MKNALLITVSSNDMKQIRRARYIKFQQCTMPYLASFFPKDWNVLHIDEEEEQIPYEKSFDLVGLTFHTPCSKHAYEIAARFRLRGITVIMGGSHVTLCPEEAEQQADCIFVGEAENTLPVFFTDFEKGKLRKRYESNEAVDMSKIPLLTTEHFHRHDHAAGTMFASRGCPNNCEFCAVSCMYQHKFRMRPPSEVARDFAQFKGKVVVFWDDNICADMAYAKEICKAITPYKKWWTSQASIKAGEDDEFLELAYKSGCRHLFIGFESISQMSLDLAKKEFNQVERYKEIIKNIHNHGISVQAGIVFGFDCDTRDVFDRTLEFLIENGVQNATFNILTPYPGTPLFDRLKSEGRILTEDWTKYNSRTDVVFTPKHMTTQELLEGFNYVNREFYRLPHILKRLNHSHTGLFWTLPLNIIYWWLLKTKRTNL; from the coding sequence ATGAAAAATGCTCTTCTTATTACGGTATCCTCCAATGACATGAAGCAGATCCGCCGTGCCAGATATATCAAGTTTCAGCAATGTACCATGCCATATCTGGCTTCCTTCTTCCCGAAAGACTGGAATGTGCTTCACATTGACGAAGAAGAGGAGCAGATACCCTATGAGAAGTCCTTTGACCTTGTCGGGCTGACCTTTCATACACCCTGCAGCAAACATGCTTATGAAATAGCAGCGAGATTCCGTTTGAGGGGAATAACGGTTATTATGGGCGGCTCTCATGTTACGCTCTGCCCGGAGGAAGCGGAACAACAGGCGGATTGTATTTTTGTGGGCGAAGCTGAGAACACGCTTCCGGTCTTCTTCACTGATTTTGAAAAGGGGAAGCTCAGGAAACGGTATGAAAGCAATGAAGCAGTAGATATGTCAAAGATTCCGTTGCTTACAACAGAGCATTTTCACCGGCATGATCATGCAGCCGGAACAATGTTCGCTTCAAGAGGATGCCCCAATAATTGCGAATTCTGTGCTGTTTCCTGTATGTATCAGCACAAATTCAGAATGCGTCCTCCGTCTGAGGTTGCACGTGACTTTGCGCAGTTTAAAGGAAAAGTCGTAGTATTTTGGGATGACAACATCTGTGCGGATATGGCATATGCGAAAGAAATCTGTAAGGCGATAACGCCATATAAAAAGTGGTGGACGAGTCAGGCAAGTATAAAAGCCGGAGAGGATGATGAGTTTTTAGAGCTTGCCTATAAGAGCGGCTGCCGTCATCTTTTCATAGGTTTTGAGAGTATATCCCAAATGTCGCTGGATTTGGCAAAGAAAGAATTTAATCAGGTCGAGCGGTATAAAGAGATAATCAAAAACATTCATAACCACGGTATCTCGGTTCAGGCGGGGATTGTCTTTGGCTTTGATTGTGATACCAGGGATGTATTTGACAGAACACTGGAATTTCTGATAGAGAACGGTGTCCAGAATGCCACCTTTAATATCCTGACACCTTATCCGGGAACCCCATTGTTTGACCGTTTGAAATCCGAAGGACGAATCCTAACCGAAGACTGGACTAAATATAACTCCCGTACGGATGTTGTTTTCACTCCAAAGCATATGACAACCCAGGAGCTTTTAGAGGGTTTTAACTATGTGAACCGCGAATTCTACAGATTGCCACATATTCTAAAACGCCTGAATCATTCACATACCGGCTTGTTCTGGACTCTTCCCCTGAATATTATTTATTGGTGGCTGCTTAAAACAAAAAGAACCAATCTTTAG
- a CDS encoding FecCD family ABC transporter permease, producing the protein MRAKKIIILISVSAAVLVLSVLTSLALGSRSIGLKDVMGAIFQSDSNSFNMLVARERIPRTLFSIIAGASLGVSGALMQAITRNPIADPSVLGVNTGASLFVVSGIAFFHISTANQYIWFALAGAAVTAVFVYRVGSLGSGGATPIKLALAGAATTAALSSLVSAVILPRTEVMNAFRFWQVGSVGGATYEGIGAVAPFLIIGLLLGIFSAPALNALALGDDVATGLGVNTVLVRGIGALAGVLLCGATTAIAGPIGFVGLMIPHVMRLLCGPNMRYIVPMSAIGGAVLLTVSDVTGRLIGYPGELEAGIITAFFGAPILILIAMRAKVRSL; encoded by the coding sequence ATGAGAGCAAAAAAAATAATAATACTGATAAGTGTCAGTGCAGCTGTACTTGTATTATCTGTCTTAACATCCCTTGCGCTGGGTTCCAGAAGTATAGGGCTAAAAGATGTTATGGGAGCAATCTTCCAATCAGATAGTAACTCCTTTAATATGTTGGTGGCTCGTGAAAGAATTCCAAGAACGTTATTCAGTATTATCGCCGGAGCATCCCTTGGGGTCTCCGGTGCGCTGATGCAGGCAATTACAAGGAATCCAATAGCGGATCCCAGTGTATTAGGTGTAAATACCGGGGCTTCCCTGTTTGTGGTTAGCGGAATAGCCTTTTTCCATATCAGTACAGCGAATCAGTATATATGGTTTGCACTGGCAGGAGCGGCAGTTACTGCAGTTTTTGTATACCGTGTCGGTTCCCTGGGGTCCGGAGGAGCTACTCCTATTAAACTTGCGCTGGCAGGAGCGGCAACTACTGCTGCCCTTTCTTCGTTAGTAAGTGCTGTAATCCTGCCAAGAACTGAGGTTATGAATGCATTTCGATTCTGGCAGGTAGGCAGTGTAGGCGGAGCTACCTATGAAGGGATAGGGGCAGTAGCTCCTTTTCTGATTATAGGCTTATTACTAGGGATATTTTCTGCGCCGGCTCTAAACGCTCTTGCGCTGGGAGATGATGTGGCAACCGGTTTAGGTGTAAATACGGTGTTAGTAAGAGGAATCGGAGCACTGGCTGGTGTACTCTTATGTGGTGCAACGACAGCCATTGCCGGCCCTATCGGCTTTGTAGGACTTATGATACCTCATGTTATGAGGCTGCTTTGCGGCCCTAATATGCGTTATATCGTGCCTATGTCTGCTATCGGCGGAGCTGTTCTTTTAACGGTCTCTGATGTCACAGGCAGGCTTATCGGGTATCCTGGTGAACTGGAAGCAGGTATTATAACAGCATTCTTCGGAGCACCTATTCTGATATTGATTGCAATGAGAGCGAAGGTACGTTCCTTATGA
- a CDS encoding helix-turn-helix domain-containing protein gives MIIINVDVMLAKRKMSVTELTERVGMTMANISLIKNGKVKAIKLETLDKICEALDCQPGDVLEYRPSKEKSI, from the coding sequence ATGATAATAATTAATGTTGATGTTATGCTGGCAAAACGTAAAATGAGCGTTACAGAGCTTACCGAGCGAGTCGGAATGACAATGGCGAATATCTCACTGATTAAAAATGGTAAGGTAAAGGCAATTAAGCTGGAAACGCTGGATAAAATCTGTGAAGCTTTGGATTGTCAGCCGGGAGATGTACTGGAGTACCGTCCTAGTAAGGAGAAATCCATATGA